One Halobaculum sp. CBA1158 DNA segment encodes these proteins:
- a CDS encoding GTPBP1 family GTP-binding protein: protein MGADRAVLRRTIERGEEEGGNVEFKTRLTREVHLAEGRMESLAAQLRHRVLSGDGEALYVVGVTDDGGIAGIAPTAFSESMDVLSLLAEEADAHIHEVETWAAGDGEAEGGLVGLATVREGAALEADDDHIVVGTAGHVDHGKSTLVGTLVTGQADDGEGGTRSYLDVQPHEMERGLSADLSYGVYGFDDEGPVRMDNPDRKSDRARVVEEADRLVSFVDTVGHEPWLRTTIRGLVGQKLDYGLLTVAADDGPTKTTREHLGILLAMELPTIVAITKVDAPPEERVLEVERAVESMLRDVGKTPLRVERHGVAAAVEEIGDGVVPVLQTSAVTKRGLGDLDRMLESLPKRADNADGDFRMYIDRTYDVKGVGAVASGTIRSGEVEAGDELLLGPMPDGSFREVEVRSIEMHYHRVDKASAGRIVGIALKGVREAEIERGMALVPRDADPEPVRSFDAEVMVLNHPTRIREGYEPVVHLETVSEAAVFHPEGGRLLPGDTGETEVRFKFRPYLIEEGQRFVFREGQSKGVGTVTGVHYADD, encoded by the coding sequence ATGGGCGCTGACCGGGCCGTGCTCCGCCGGACCATCGAGCGCGGCGAGGAGGAAGGCGGGAACGTCGAGTTCAAGACGCGGCTCACCCGCGAGGTCCACCTCGCGGAGGGACGCATGGAGTCGCTCGCGGCGCAGCTTCGCCACCGGGTGCTCTCGGGGGACGGCGAGGCGCTGTACGTGGTCGGCGTCACCGACGACGGCGGCATCGCCGGCATCGCCCCGACCGCCTTCTCGGAGTCGATGGACGTGCTCTCGCTGTTGGCCGAGGAGGCCGACGCGCACATCCACGAGGTGGAAACGTGGGCCGCCGGCGACGGCGAGGCTGAGGGCGGACTGGTCGGCCTGGCGACGGTGCGCGAGGGCGCGGCGCTGGAGGCGGACGACGACCACATCGTCGTCGGGACCGCGGGCCACGTCGACCACGGGAAGTCGACGCTCGTCGGGACGCTCGTCACCGGACAGGCCGACGACGGCGAGGGCGGCACCCGGTCGTACCTCGACGTGCAGCCCCACGAGATGGAGCGCGGGCTCTCGGCGGATCTGAGCTACGGCGTGTACGGCTTCGACGACGAGGGGCCGGTCCGAATGGACAACCCGGACCGCAAGAGCGACCGCGCCAGGGTGGTCGAGGAGGCGGACCGACTCGTCTCGTTCGTCGACACCGTCGGCCACGAGCCGTGGCTCCGGACGACGATCCGCGGACTGGTCGGCCAGAAACTCGACTACGGGCTGCTCACGGTCGCGGCCGACGACGGGCCGACGAAGACCACCCGCGAGCACCTCGGCATCCTGCTCGCGATGGAACTGCCGACGATCGTCGCGATCACCAAGGTCGACGCCCCGCCCGAGGAGCGCGTGCTGGAGGTCGAGCGCGCGGTCGAGTCGATGCTCAGGGACGTGGGCAAGACTCCCCTCAGGGTCGAGCGTCACGGCGTCGCCGCCGCTGTCGAGGAGATCGGCGACGGCGTCGTCCCCGTGTTGCAGACGTCGGCGGTGACCAAGCGGGGCCTGGGCGACCTCGACAGGATGCTCGAGTCGCTGCCGAAGCGCGCCGACAACGCCGACGGCGACTTCCGGATGTACATCGACCGCACCTACGACGTGAAGGGCGTGGGCGCGGTCGCCTCCGGCACGATCCGGTCGGGCGAGGTGGAGGCTGGCGACGAACTCCTCCTGGGGCCGATGCCGGACGGTTCCTTCCGCGAGGTCGAAGTCCGCTCCATCGAGATGCACTACCACCGCGTCGACAAGGCCAGCGCCGGCCGGATCGTCGGCATCGCGCTCAAGGGCGTCCGGGAGGCGGAGATCGAACGCGGGATGGCGCTGGTCCCCCGCGACGCCGACCCCGAGCCGGTCCGCTCGTTCGACGCGGAGGTGATGGTGCTCAACCACCCGACGCGGATCCGCGAGGGGTACGAGCCGGTCGTCCACCTGGAGACCGTCAGCGAGGCCGCGGTCTTCCACCCGGAGGGCGGCCGCCTGCTCCCCGGCGACACCGGCGAGACGGAGGTCCGATTCAAGTTCCGCCCGTACCTCATCGAGGAGGGCCAGCGGTTCGTCTTCCGCGAGGGTCAAAGCAAGGGCGTCGGCACGGTCACGGGCGTGCACTACGCCGACGACTGA
- a CDS encoding heavy metal translocating P-type ATPase produces the protein MSRDDGADGQTGGDRAGDDHIGGDRADADRAGDDARFDLSVPAMDCASCASKVEGSVTRVDGVTAVDTRPTTGGLSVGTDGTVARDAVVAAVESAGYAVADDAESVTLSVPDMDCASCASKVTGALERVDGVRDLDARPTTGTVALQFDPDATTLAALRSAVESAGYEVVSTSLDGDGDANADAEESSVWRSRRAYATYLAALFTGVGLALANPLAPPTAGPAVDLLGRAVRVGDLSYLAAVAVGGVAVFRNGYYSLRGRSLDIDLLMSVAILGAVAAGIGFDEPLYFEAATLTTLFSVSELLEGAAMDRARDSLRELMELSPTEATVVRDGTEEVVPADAVEVGETVVVRPGERVPRDGVVTDGTSAVNQAPVTGESVPVDKAPGDEVFAGTIVEGGYLEVEVTTEAGEDTLSRVVDMVEAAQGERSDREQFVERFAGYYTPVVVAFALVVAVGPPLAVGAAWDTYVLYGLTLLVLACPCAFVISTPVTVVSGITSAARNGVLIKGGTHLEAMGDVDAVAFDKTGTLTKGELTVTDVIPLGDNTEDDVLRCARGLELRSEHPIGDAIVDRAEAAGVADRAVDDFEAVTGKGVTATLNGEPHYAGKPGLFSDLGFDLSHVHAATDGGVVTRTSRAICERNNCLDLLSDTVPELQAEGKTVVLVGTAEDLEGVIAVADEVRPEARRTVERLREAGVRTAMLTGDNERTARAVGREVGVDEVRAELLPEEKVTAVEELLDAHDGVAMVGDGVNDAPALATATVGIAMGAAGTDTALETADVALLADDLSTLPYLRTLAERANGVIRQNVWTSLAAKAALAAAVPFGLVPIWFAVLAGDAGMTVGVTANASRLARVSPADSDATTADATPDPDTPSPPTGPRESTVDA, from the coding sequence ATGTCACGCGACGACGGGGCCGACGGCCAGACCGGCGGCGACCGCGCCGGCGATGACCACATCGGCGGTGACCGCGCCGACGCCGACCGCGCCGGCGACGACGCCCGGTTCGACCTCTCCGTGCCGGCGATGGACTGCGCCTCCTGCGCCTCGAAGGTCGAGGGGAGCGTCACCCGCGTTGACGGGGTCACCGCCGTCGACACCCGGCCGACGACGGGGGGGCTCTCGGTGGGTACCGACGGCACCGTCGCTCGCGACGCCGTCGTCGCCGCGGTCGAGTCCGCCGGCTACGCCGTCGCCGACGACGCGGAGTCGGTGACGCTGTCGGTCCCCGACATGGACTGCGCCTCCTGCGCCTCGAAGGTGACCGGCGCGCTGGAGCGCGTCGACGGCGTCCGCGACCTCGACGCGCGTCCGACCACGGGGACGGTGGCGCTCCAGTTCGATCCGGACGCGACGACGCTCGCGGCGCTCCGCTCGGCCGTCGAGTCCGCCGGCTACGAGGTCGTCTCCACGTCGCTCGACGGGGACGGCGACGCGAACGCCGACGCCGAGGAGTCGTCGGTGTGGCGGAGCCGTCGGGCGTACGCGACGTACCTCGCGGCGCTGTTTACCGGCGTCGGCCTCGCCCTCGCGAACCCGCTCGCGCCCCCGACCGCGGGGCCGGCCGTCGACCTCCTCGGCCGCGCCGTCCGCGTCGGCGACCTGTCGTACCTCGCGGCCGTCGCCGTCGGCGGCGTCGCCGTCTTCCGCAACGGCTACTACTCCCTGCGCGGGCGGAGCCTCGACATCGACCTGCTGATGAGCGTCGCCATCCTCGGCGCGGTCGCCGCGGGGATCGGCTTCGACGAGCCCCTGTACTTCGAGGCGGCGACGCTGACGACGCTGTTCTCGGTCTCGGAGTTGCTCGAGGGCGCGGCGATGGACCGCGCTCGCGACTCCCTCCGGGAGCTGATGGAGCTGTCGCCGACCGAGGCGACGGTCGTGCGAGACGGAACGGAAGAGGTCGTCCCCGCCGACGCGGTCGAGGTGGGCGAGACGGTCGTCGTGCGCCCCGGCGAGCGCGTCCCCCGCGACGGCGTCGTCACCGACGGTACCAGCGCCGTGAATCAGGCACCCGTCACCGGCGAGTCCGTCCCGGTCGACAAGGCCCCCGGCGACGAGGTGTTCGCGGGCACCATCGTCGAGGGCGGCTATCTCGAGGTGGAGGTTACGACGGAGGCGGGCGAGGACACCCTCTCGCGGGTGGTCGATATGGTGGAGGCCGCCCAGGGCGAGCGCTCCGACCGCGAGCAGTTCGTCGAGCGCTTCGCGGGCTACTACACGCCCGTCGTCGTCGCGTTCGCGCTGGTCGTCGCCGTCGGCCCGCCGCTGGCCGTCGGCGCGGCGTGGGACACGTACGTCCTCTACGGGCTGACCCTGCTCGTGCTCGCGTGCCCGTGCGCGTTCGTGATTTCGACGCCGGTCACCGTCGTCTCGGGGATCACCTCCGCCGCCCGCAACGGCGTCCTGATCAAGGGCGGCACCCACCTGGAGGCGATGGGCGACGTGGACGCCGTCGCCTTCGACAAGACGGGGACGCTCACGAAAGGGGAGCTGACCGTCACCGACGTGATCCCGTTGGGCGACAACACGGAGGACGACGTGCTTCGATGCGCCCGCGGCCTCGAACTCCGTTCGGAGCACCCCATCGGCGACGCCATCGTCGACCGGGCCGAGGCCGCCGGCGTCGCCGACCGCGCGGTCGACGACTTCGAGGCCGTCACCGGCAAGGGCGTGACGGCGACGCTCAACGGGGAACCCCACTACGCGGGCAAGCCGGGGCTGTTCTCGGACCTGGGCTTCGACCTCTCGCACGTCCACGCCGCGACCGACGGCGGCGTCGTCACCCGGACCTCCCGAGCGATCTGCGAGCGGAACAACTGCCTCGACCTCCTCTCGGACACGGTTCCCGAACTCCAGGCCGAAGGCAAGACGGTCGTGCTCGTCGGGACCGCCGAGGACCTGGAGGGCGTCATCGCCGTCGCCGACGAGGTGCGCCCGGAGGCGCGCCGCACGGTCGAGCGCCTGCGCGAGGCGGGCGTCCGGACGGCGATGCTCACCGGCGACAACGAACGCACGGCCCGCGCGGTCGGCCGCGAGGTGGGCGTCGACGAGGTGCGCGCGGAACTCCTGCCCGAAGAGAAGGTCACCGCGGTCGAGGAGTTGCTCGACGCACACGACGGCGTCGCGATGGTCGGCGACGGCGTGAACGACGCCCCCGCGCTGGCGACCGCGACGGTCGGGATCGCGATGGGCGCGGCGGGAACCGACACGGCCCTGGAGACCGCGGACGTGGCGCTGCTCGCGGACGACCTCTCGACGCTGCCGTACCTCCGGACGCTCGCCGAGCGCGCGAACGGCGTCATCCGGCAGAACGTCTGGACGAGCCTCGCGGCGAAGGCCGCCCTCGCGGCGGCCGTGCCGTTCGGCCTCGTTCCCATCTGGTTCGCCGTCCTCGCCGGCGACGCCGGCATGACCGTCGGCGTCACCGCGAACGCGAGTCGGCTGGCGCGGGTGTCGCCCGCCGACTCGGACGCGACGACCGCGGACGCGACTCCGGACCCGGATACCCCGTCGCCACCGACAGGACCACGGGAGTCGACAGTCGACGCGTGA
- the pyrF gene encoding orotidine-5'-phosphate decarboxylase has translation MPEFNAFFERLRERIESHDTVVSVGLDADLDRIPEHLLDKDLPRWAFNRRIIDATHEYAACYKPNAAFYEDADGWRALRETVAYAHGKDVPVLLDAKRGDIGNTARKYAEMLEHVDAITANPYLGRDSLEPFLSRADTGVFVLCRTSNPGGADLQDLELASGEPLYRRVAALADTWNGRGNVGLVVGATAPEELEELREAVPDLPFLVPGVGAQGGDAEAAVEHGLADGVGLVNSSRGIIFAGVDAGGDAGVADGDGGDDAFAKASGQAAKRLRDRLNDHRDR, from the coding sequence GTGCCCGAGTTCAACGCCTTCTTCGAACGCCTCCGCGAGCGCATCGAGTCGCACGACACCGTCGTCTCCGTGGGGCTGGACGCCGACCTCGACCGGATCCCCGAGCACCTGCTCGACAAGGACCTCCCGCGGTGGGCGTTCAACCGTCGGATCATCGACGCGACCCACGAGTACGCCGCCTGCTACAAGCCCAACGCCGCCTTCTACGAGGACGCCGACGGCTGGCGCGCGCTCCGCGAGACAGTCGCGTACGCCCACGGCAAGGACGTGCCCGTCCTGCTCGACGCCAAGCGCGGCGACATCGGAAACACGGCCAGGAAGTACGCCGAGATGCTCGAGCACGTCGACGCGATTACTGCGAACCCCTACCTCGGACGCGACTCCCTGGAGCCGTTTCTCTCGCGGGCGGACACGGGCGTGTTCGTCCTGTGTCGCACCTCCAACCCCGGCGGCGCGGATCTGCAGGACCTGGAACTCGCCTCGGGCGAGCCGCTGTACCGGCGGGTCGCCGCCCTCGCGGACACGTGGAACGGCCGGGGGAACGTCGGGCTCGTCGTCGGCGCGACCGCCCCCGAGGAGTTGGAAGAACTGCGCGAGGCGGTTCCGGACCTCCCGTTCCTCGTGCCCGGGGTGGGCGCGCAGGGCGGCGACGCCGAGGCGGCCGTCGAGCACGGCCTCGCCGACGGCGTCGGCCTCGTCAACTCCTCTCGAGGGATCATCTTCGCCGGAGTGGACGCGGGAGGGGACGCTGGGGTCGCCGACGGCGACGGCGGCGACGACGCGTTCGCGAAGGCGTCGGGGCAGGCCGCCAAGCGACTGCGCGACCGACTGAACGACCACCGCGACCGCTGA
- a CDS encoding histidine kinase N-terminal 7TM domain-containing protein, giving the protein MLSEGFAVVAVAFLAGGTAVAVGTAAWQNRGEPGATSFAVLMAGVAIWSLSYALALTAFDPGVRELFEIPLEVGKAIVAPAWLCFALGYTGRGEYVTRRLVAALSVVPVVTTALVATAPSHGLMWTDYRIEPAFGSATVAFDPGIWFYVHAAFGWVVIGSGMVFLLGPVLSYGALYRDQGIALILGAAVSFAAHVKAVFFLPPVPVLDLTPLTLAATGVLFGFALFRFDLQGLLPATQALGRRAAIEDVGVGLVVVNSDGRIIEFNAAARPVLGIGRGGATGDPDGDRDGDGDYGPDRDGDEDLDRTVAGDSLTAYVPDIDLAADGPQRIEQSDETGYRVYEATVSGIEDHHGRPVGYTITFADVTDREARRQRLEVLNRVLRHNLRNDMTVVVGNADLLVERVDEDDRPLADAISRRGRALQRLGEKARDVEDVLDDETDARETDVVDLVRTAVGDVRDPYPDASIALDAPDRLSLHVRPPVFRVVVANLVENALEHGGDGVRVRVSVGVDDDGVRVVVADDGPGIPEGELESLRSGTETALSHGSGLGLWVVQWGTRLLGADLSFEGRDPSGTRVRVTLPRSTLVAGDDGGDTDSVDADGTETAADDDAADASAADDGAADDDREDAGSREAHTAPDDTGAGGEGRPPGPSLADRDDGT; this is encoded by the coding sequence ATGCTCTCCGAGGGCTTCGCGGTCGTCGCGGTCGCGTTCCTCGCCGGGGGGACCGCGGTCGCGGTCGGGACGGCCGCCTGGCAGAACCGCGGCGAGCCCGGGGCGACCTCGTTCGCGGTCCTCATGGCGGGCGTCGCGATCTGGTCGCTGTCGTACGCCCTCGCGCTCACGGCATTCGACCCCGGCGTCCGTGAGCTGTTCGAGATCCCGCTGGAGGTCGGAAAGGCGATCGTCGCGCCCGCGTGGCTGTGTTTCGCGCTCGGCTACACCGGCCGCGGCGAGTACGTCACGCGGCGACTGGTCGCGGCGCTGTCGGTCGTCCCGGTCGTCACGACGGCGCTCGTCGCGACCGCGCCCTCCCACGGGCTGATGTGGACCGACTACCGGATCGAACCCGCCTTCGGCTCCGCCACGGTCGCGTTCGACCCCGGCATCTGGTTTTACGTTCACGCGGCGTTCGGGTGGGTCGTCATCGGCTCCGGCATGGTGTTCCTGCTCGGTCCGGTGCTGTCGTACGGCGCGCTCTACCGGGACCAGGGGATCGCGCTCATCCTCGGCGCGGCGGTGAGCTTCGCCGCGCACGTCAAGGCCGTGTTCTTCCTGCCGCCGGTGCCCGTGCTCGATCTCACGCCGCTCACGCTGGCGGCGACCGGGGTGCTGTTCGGCTTCGCGCTGTTCCGCTTCGACCTCCAGGGGCTGTTGCCGGCGACGCAGGCGCTGGGCCGCCGCGCCGCCATCGAGGACGTGGGGGTGGGGCTCGTCGTCGTCAACAGCGACGGGCGGATCATCGAGTTCAACGCGGCGGCCCGACCGGTCCTCGGGATCGGCCGCGGCGGAGCCACCGGTGATCCGGACGGCGACCGCGACGGCGACGGAGACTACGGCCCCGACCGCGACGGCGACGAGGACCTCGACCGCACAGTCGCCGGCGACTCACTCACGGCGTACGTGCCGGACATCGACCTCGCGGCCGACGGTCCCCAGCGGATCGAGCAGTCCGACGAGACCGGCTACCGAGTGTACGAGGCGACCGTTTCCGGCATCGAGGACCACCACGGCCGCCCGGTCGGGTACACGATCACCTTCGCGGACGTGACCGACCGGGAGGCGCGCCGACAGCGCCTGGAGGTGCTCAACCGCGTGCTCAGACACAACCTCCGCAACGACATGACCGTCGTCGTCGGCAACGCGGACCTGCTGGTCGAGCGCGTCGACGAGGACGACCGGCCGCTCGCTGACGCGATCAGCCGGCGCGGGCGAGCGCTCCAGCGCCTCGGCGAGAAGGCCCGCGACGTGGAAGACGTCCTCGACGACGAGACCGACGCCCGGGAGACGGACGTGGTGGACCTCGTTCGGACGGCCGTCGGCGACGTGCGCGACCCGTATCCCGACGCCTCGATCGCGCTCGACGCTCCCGATCGACTCTCCCTTCACGTTCGCCCGCCCGTGTTTCGGGTCGTCGTGGCGAACCTCGTGGAGAACGCGCTCGAACACGGCGGCGACGGCGTGCGCGTCCGCGTCTCGGTCGGCGTCGACGACGACGGCGTCCGTGTCGTCGTCGCCGACGACGGCCCCGGCATCCCGGAGGGCGAACTGGAGAGCCTCCGCTCGGGCACCGAGACGGCGCTGAGCCACGGGAGCGGCCTCGGCCTGTGGGTCGTCCAGTGGGGGACTCGCCTGCTCGGGGCCGACTTGTCGTTCGAGGGTCGCGATCCCAGCGGCACGCGGGTGAGGGTGACGCTCCCCCGGTCGACGCTCGTCGCCGGCGACGACGGGGGCGATACCGATTCGGTCGACGCAGACGGGACCGAGACCGCGGCGGACGACGACGCAGCGGACGCCAGCGCGGCCGACGACGGCGCGGCCGACGACGACCGGGAAGACGCCGGCTCCCGGGAGGCTCACACCGCACCCGACGACACCGGAGCGGGCGGGGAGGGACGGCCCCCCGGGCCGTCGCTGGCCGACCGCGACGACGGTACGTGA
- a CDS encoding J domain-containing protein, with the protein MDRDVLILGIAAVLGGLSVTLAMVGIARSPFVLIVAVPLAAAAYFMWYQASGRMRERLHERASRERAAADAAEGARGARSRFAREARARMGDGGRVGANGRRRQAGPRGPNGRRGRGPTGGASMTGNAGMPPGDARRTLGVDADASESAVKSAYRERVKETHPDSGGDEEEFKRVNRAYEVLTEE; encoded by the coding sequence GTGGACCGCGACGTACTGATCCTCGGGATCGCGGCCGTGCTCGGCGGGCTATCGGTGACGCTCGCGATGGTGGGCATCGCCCGCTCGCCGTTCGTGCTGATCGTGGCGGTCCCCCTCGCCGCGGCCGCCTACTTCATGTGGTACCAGGCCTCGGGTCGGATGCGCGAACGCCTCCACGAGCGGGCGAGTCGCGAGCGCGCGGCCGCCGACGCCGCGGAAGGGGCTCGGGGGGCCCGATCCCGGTTCGCCCGCGAGGCCCGCGCCCGGATGGGCGACGGCGGCCGCGTCGGCGCGAACGGTCGACGGCGGCAGGCCGGCCCGCGCGGTCCGAACGGTCGCCGCGGTCGCGGCCCGACGGGCGGGGCGTCGATGACCGGCAACGCGGGGATGCCGCCCGGAGACGCCCGCCGGACGCTCGGCGTCGACGCCGACGCCTCGGAGTCGGCGGTGAAGTCCGCCTACCGCGAGCGCGTCAAGGAGACCCACCCCGACTCCGGCGGCGACGAGGAGGAGTTCAAGCGCGTCAACCGCGCGTACGAGGTTCTGACGGAGGAGTGA
- a CDS encoding MTH1187 family thiamine-binding protein produces the protein MTVIALLSVAPVVEGSMAGEVAKAVAALDDFDVAYETNPMGTVIEADDIEEVMAAATAAHRAVDGDRVSTFLKIDDKRDRDRRAREKVESVERELGRPARSDAE, from the coding sequence ATGACAGTCATCGCGCTGTTGAGCGTCGCGCCGGTCGTCGAGGGGAGCATGGCGGGCGAGGTCGCGAAGGCCGTCGCCGCGCTCGACGACTTCGACGTGGCCTACGAGACCAACCCGATGGGGACCGTGATCGAGGCCGACGACATCGAGGAGGTGATGGCCGCGGCGACGGCGGCCCACCGCGCCGTCGACGGCGACCGCGTCTCCACGTTCCTCAAGATCGACGACAAGCGCGACCGCGACAGGCGCGCCCGCGAGAAGGTCGAGTCCGTCGAGCGCGAACTCGGTCGTCCCGCCCGCAGCGACGCAGAATAA
- a CDS encoding bile acid:sodium symporter, which produces MSVADRLARNQIAAYAVASAAAVAAAVARPDAVAGFDAAIDPVLAVLLYVTFLEVPFVRLRRAFTNGRFVGAALATNFLVVPVVAWALTRPVADEPVVLVGALLVLLTPCVDYVIAFTGIADGDAEQLTATTPVLLLVQFALLPGYLWLFAGPAAAAVVEAEPFLEAFATLIAAPLALAWTTEWWAERSETGRRAETVLGTLPVPMMALTLFVVIASQLPRVTASLDRIAAVVPIYAVFPIVMVAVGRVAAGVFGLDPGESRALVFTSVTRNSLVVLPLALALPDGYALAPAVVVTQTLVELAWMVALTRAVPRWVVPSAPVGPSVPGPRVED; this is translated from the coding sequence GTGAGCGTCGCCGACCGACTCGCTCGAAATCAGATCGCGGCCTACGCCGTCGCCAGCGCGGCCGCGGTCGCCGCCGCGGTCGCTCGTCCGGACGCAGTCGCGGGGTTCGACGCCGCGATCGACCCGGTGCTGGCGGTGCTGTTGTACGTCACCTTCCTCGAGGTCCCGTTCGTGCGGCTGCGCCGGGCGTTCACGAACGGCCGGTTCGTGGGGGCCGCGCTGGCGACGAACTTCCTCGTCGTCCCGGTCGTCGCGTGGGCGCTCACACGCCCCGTCGCGGACGAGCCGGTCGTCCTCGTCGGCGCGCTGCTGGTTTTGCTCACGCCGTGTGTCGACTACGTCATCGCGTTCACCGGGATCGCCGACGGCGACGCCGAACAGCTCACGGCGACGACGCCGGTGTTGCTGCTGGTTCAGTTCGCGCTGCTTCCCGGCTACCTGTGGCTCTTCGCCGGCCCCGCGGCCGCGGCGGTCGTCGAGGCCGAGCCGTTCCTGGAGGCGTTCGCGACGCTCATCGCCGCGCCGCTGGCGCTCGCGTGGACGACGGAGTGGTGGGCCGAGCGCTCGGAGACGGGGCGGCGCGCGGAGACCGTACTCGGAACCCTCCCGGTTCCGATGATGGCGCTGACGCTGTTCGTCGTGATCGCCTCGCAGCTCCCTCGCGTGACCGCGTCGCTCGACCGGATCGCGGCGGTCGTGCCGATCTACGCGGTGTTCCCGATCGTGATGGTCGCCGTCGGCCGCGTCGCCGCCGGCGTCTTCGGGCTCGATCCGGGCGAGAGCCGCGCGCTCGTGTTCACGTCGGTCACGCGCAACTCGCTGGTCGTGCTTCCGCTGGCGCTCGCGCTGCCGGACGGCTACGCGCTGGCTCCGGCGGTCGTCGTCACGCAGACGCTCGTCGAGTTGGCATGGATGGTCGCGCTCACGCGGGCGGTGCCGCGGTGGGTCGTTCCGAGCGCGCCGGTCGGGCCGTCGGTCCCCGGCCCGCGGGTCGAGGACTGA
- a CDS encoding RNA methyltransferase yields MNGTRLDVLVPSSLVREAEDGREATRKLGYVARAATVFRADRLVVFPDREGERRRGSEYVRTLLEYCATPAYLRREVWGKREELQHVGVLPPMRPARSGPDGSELREGIVTEVGPEGRVRVNCGTQHPISLHASPGREYVEGERVTVRVSSREPVRARLTDDPPPGFRVAGAALEDALADADTAIATSRHGRELSVSRLADVGTRTRDSHVAIAFGSPGRGLPDILGIEPADVPVDPDATDGSGFDLWLNAIPRQGSEVVRTEEAIFAALSPLTLTE; encoded by the coding sequence ATGAACGGAACGAGACTCGACGTGCTCGTTCCGTCGTCGCTCGTCCGGGAGGCCGAGGACGGCCGCGAGGCCACGCGGAAACTCGGTTACGTCGCCCGCGCGGCGACGGTCTTCCGGGCGGACCGGTTGGTCGTCTTCCCGGACCGGGAAGGCGAACGTCGCAGAGGCAGCGAGTACGTCCGCACGCTGCTGGAGTACTGCGCGACACCCGCCTACCTCCGTCGGGAGGTGTGGGGGAAACGCGAGGAACTGCAGCACGTGGGGGTGCTCCCGCCGATGCGGCCCGCTCGATCCGGCCCAGACGGGTCGGAACTACGAGAGGGAATCGTGACCGAGGTCGGACCTGAAGGCCGCGTTCGGGTCAATTGCGGAACGCAACACCCGATCTCCCTGCACGCGTCTCCCGGACGGGAGTACGTGGAGGGGGAGCGCGTCACCGTCAGGGTCTCTTCGAGAGAACCGGTCCGTGCTCGCCTCACCGACGACCCCCCACCGGGGTTTCGGGTTGCGGGCGCGGCCTTGGAGGACGCCCTCGCCGACGCCGACACCGCGATCGCCACGTCGCGACACGGACGCGAACTGTCCGTGTCCCGCCTGGCGGACGTGGGTACACGCACGCGCGACTCACACGTCGCCATCGCGTTCGGCTCACCCGGCAGGGGGCTCCCGGACATCCTGGGCATCGAGCCCGCGGACGTCCCGGTCGACCCCGACGCCACGGACGGCTCGGGGTTCGACCTCTGGCTGAACGCGATTCCGCGACAGGGCAGCGAGGTGGTGCGGACCGAAGAAGCGATCTTCGCCGCGCTCTCGCCGCTCACACTCACGGAGTAA
- a CDS encoding CBS domain-containing protein — MDDLDDVFVAQVMSESLYTVTPDTLVEEAATGMMEHGIGSVIVVDDDGTLRGILTNTDFVQIVAERRPKDQTPVSEYMSTDLVTADPGDSLASVATTMLDRGFHHMPVTDGDSGVVGVVSTTDLTAYLSSLRA, encoded by the coding sequence ATGGACGATTTAGACGACGTCTTCGTCGCGCAGGTGATGTCCGAGAGTCTCTACACCGTCACGCCCGACACGCTGGTCGAGGAGGCGGCCACGGGCATGATGGAGCACGGGATCGGCTCGGTGATCGTCGTCGACGACGACGGCACGCTTCGCGGGATCCTCACCAACACGGACTTCGTGCAGATCGTCGCCGAGCGACGACCGAAGGACCAGACGCCCGTCTCCGAGTACATGAGCACCGACCTCGTGACCGCCGATCCGGGCGACTCGCTGGCGAGCGTCGCGACGACGATGCTGGATCGGGGGTTCCACCACATGCCCGTCACCGACGGCGACAGCGGCGTCGTCGGCGTCGTCTCCACCACCGACCTCACCGCGTACCTCTCGAGCCTTCGCGCCTGA